From the Variovorax paradoxus genome, the window GGACCACCGTGCTGGCCTGCAGGTCGGCCGCGGAGTTGAACCAGTAGGGGCACACGTGCAGGTCGCTCCATACGGAGTAGACGTAGGCCAGCACGTCCTTGTCGCACGATGTCTCGCACTGGAAATCGATGGCCTGGTTGATCGCCGTGTTGAGCTTGCGGTAGCGCTCCAGGATGGTCGCGATGTCCTTGCTGTAGGTGGTGTGGAAGTGCCGGCTCAGCAGCGTCGCGACCTTCGCCGGTATCGGGCTGGGCAACGCGCCCAGGCCGGCCACCACGTTGGCGAGCCAGCTCGCACCCAGCGTGCGCGCCGCGTTGGCGACGGGCTTCCAGTTGGCCGGGCAGTCGGTGAAGGTGTTGGACGAGCCCGCGGGCCCGTGCACCACGCCGTCGTGGCGCTCGCCGCCCTCCTGCCTGCCGGCGCAGCGCGGGCAGGTGCCGCCGCAGGCGCACGACGACGGTGCCGGCGATGCCGATGGCAGCGAAGAGCGCATGGCAGCGCCCGACGCGCGGCGTGCATGGCGCGGCTCGCTGGCGCTGCGGTTGGCGGATTGGAAGACCGGCATTGCGTTCTCCTTCGGCACACACCCATGAAGTCGATGAAATCGTGGACGGCCACCGGCCGCTACGGCTTCTTCTTCGGCGTCTTCCTGCCTGCCGCGCGGCCGACCGGCCGCACGGGCGTCACTGGCGACGGCGCGGGTGGCGGGCTGGCCGCCAGGATGCGCTTCGCGCGTTCGATCAGCGTGGCCGCCTGCTGCTTGTCGCCCAGTGCATCGGCAAGCTTGGCGGGCGCGATCTCCAGCACGCCCTCGACATCGACGATGCCTGCTGCATTGAGCCGCTTTCGCGTGGCTTCGTCAACGTCCAGCCTTTCCAGCGGTGTGCGTACCTTGGGCGCGGGCGGCGGCGGTGCCGGCGGTGTGGGCGCCGGTGTGGGCGCCGGTGGGGTCGGCGCAGGCGGTGCCGGCGGTGAGGGAGGCGGGGCGGAGGCGGCGCAGAGGGCGTCGTCCGCGTGCCGAAGATCACCGTGCCGTCCACCGCCACCGACTTCGGCACGATGCGCACCGGCCCGGTCAGCGTGACCTGCACGTTGGCGCCGGGGCCCAGGCGCACGGGGTCCTTGCTGCGCACGATCTCCTGCTTGCCGGCCGCGTCGGTCACGCGCAGGAACAGGTCGCCTTCCTTCTCCAGCGCGGCCGTCTGCTTGGGGTCGTACACGGCAGAGAACGCGCCGGCCGCGTCGGTGGTTCCCACCACGTCGATCTGCGTGCCGTTGGCGCGCAGCAGGCCCACCACGTAGCCCTGCTGGCCCTGGCCGCGCACGTTGACGAAGCGCCCGCCCAGCGTGGCGCCGCCGTCCACCGCCGTCGGCACCTGCACCGTCGCCACCTCGGCGCTGCTCGCGATCACCCGCGAGGTCTCGGCGCCGGCGTCGGCCTGTGCCTGCAGCGCCTGCGCCACCGGATGGTCGGCGCCCAGCTTCACCGACAGGCGCTGTGCCTCGTAGCTGTAGGCCTTGGTGGTGGCCACGTGCGTCTCGTTGGCCACGGCCATCGAGCGCGCGGCGTACTTGCGCGAGAGGTTGCCCATCTCGGCCGTGGTGAAGGCGTTGTCGGGCAGCGTGCCGCCCAGTTCGCGCGCGTTGGCCGAGAGCGATTGCGTGGCGAACTGCGCCAGTCCGGCACCGTTGCCGAAGGTGCGCTCGCAGAAGGCCGCGTCCAGCACCTGGTTGGGCGTGTCGACGGTGGGCAGCGGGTTCGTGCCCGCGCGGGCGGGCCGCGCCACGATGCAGTGGTCGGCCTGGTTCAGCGCGGTGATGTTGGTGCGAAAGCCCTGCGTCAGCGCCGAGATGGTGTGGTTCGCATCCTCGCGGAAGCGCGAGCCGGTGGCGCGCACCGTGTCGCCCATCAGCACCGCGTTGGCCAGGAAGGGCTCGCGCCGGAACACGGACGAGGTGTTGGCCGAGTAGCCCAGGTCGTCGAAGCACAGCAGCGCCTGCGACACGAGCGAGCGGTTCACGCTGCCCAGCCGCACGTAGTTGTCGTCGAACAGCGTCTCGCCGCCAGGCAGCACCAGCTCGGCGCGCGCCGCGTAGGCATTGGCGTTGTCGAAGTACTTGCCCAGCGTGCGCGCGAGCAGCCGGTGGATGCCGCCCAGGTTGAACAGCAGCACGCCGCCCACGACGGTGTCGAGCAGCCCGAAGCGCCCGCTGTACTCGCTGTTGAGGTGGTTGTTGGCCACCGACACCGGTCCGAAGGCATAGCTGGACAGCGCGCGCCCGGCCGGCTGGTCGACGCGGTTGTCGTGCACGCGCAGCGCCGGCTTGCGCCCGCTGGAGCTCGAATACTGCGAGGTCAGCGCGCCGGCGAAGCGGATGTAGATGCCGCCGCGCAGCCCCTGCTGGCGGTTGTCGTCGGCGCCGATGGCCACCGTGCCGTTGCCGGCCAGCACGTTGTCGGTGATCTCGAGGTCGTTGCCGTAGCCCACGAACACGCCGCACACCGGGTCGATGGCATGGGGTCCGTTCTCGTACACGTGGTTGCCCGAGATCACGACCGACTCGACCACGGCCAGCGAGATGCCGCCGCGCCCGATCACCTGCGCATCCTTGCGCATCGCGTCGGTGAAGGGATTGCGCAGGTTGTCGTGCAGCCGGTTGGCCAGGATGGTCATGTCGCGCACCAGGTCGGTGGCGCGCAGCAGCGGCGTGAGCGCGAGGTTCAGGATCGCCGCGTCAATGTACGCCAGCAGCGCCCCCTTGGGGTCGTTGACCGGCACCGCCGGCGCCGCGGCCGCCAGCGTGGCGCCCTCGCGCAACGCGAAGCCGATGCCCGACAGGCCCATCATCGAGATGTCGTTGCCCTCGATGCCGATCCCGTGCAGGAAGCCGCGACGGGCCGCCGCGGCGTTCACCGCGCGCGGCGCGACGGTCACCGCGTTCACCAGCACGCCATCGGCATCGCGCGCCTCGGCCACGCGCAGCACGCGGTACTGCGGCGACACGTCCAGCGTGTAGGCGCCCGCGGCGGTCTTCACGCTGGCCATGCCCTGCGCGTCGCTGCGGTCGGTGGCGGTGGTGCCGGCCTCGAGGTACACGTCGACCTCGGGCACCGGCTTGCCTTTCTCGTCCTGCACCAGCGCGATGAACTGTCCGCTGGCCGTCACGTTGACCGCTGCCGCCGGGGCTTCGGGCGCGGCGGCGGCCGCTGTGGCGGTCGACAGCGATGCGCGCAGGCTGTCGCTGCCGCTGGCGCGCAGGATGATCACCGGCGGTGGCGGGTCGATGTCGCCGCCCAGCGTGACGCCGTTGCCGCCGCCGCCCACGATGCGGTTCTCCAGGATGCGCACGCGCTCCGAACCTTCGCGCACATGGATGCCGCCGAAGGCGCGGTACGGCTGCCTTGGCACCAGCTTGACCAGCGCGAAGGCCCACACCTTGAAGGCATAGAGCAGCACCAGCTTGGGAAAGCGGTAGATCACCTGCGGCCGCGCGCACGGGTCGGCCGGGTCGCGCGTGGGGTCGTCGTCGGGCGTGTCGGGGTCGTTGGGCGTGTCGTCCACGAAGGGCAGCAGCACCAGGGTGTTGCGCTCGATCAGCACGTCGTCGGCGTTGATCGACACGGTGGCGCGCCCGTCCACGGTGTCGAGCAGGTGCAGCCGGTTGTCGTCGATCTTCAGCGCCGCCGCCTGCGTCGCGCGGATGGCGTTGGTGCGCGCGATCATGCGGCAGCCGTGCACACGCAGGTCGCGGCAGCTGCCCTCGGCGGTTCCTTCGATGGCCACGGCGATGCCGTCGTAGGTGACGAGGTCGAGCTCGCGCACCTCGATGCCGTCGCAGTCGGTGAACGACAGGATCGGCAGCGTGCGCGTGTCGGTGCGCGGCAGCACGATGGAGCGGCGCGCGCAGCCGTGGATGACCACGTTGCGCCGGCCCGTGAGCGCGAGGTTGGCGCGGTGCAGGCCGGGCAGCAGGCAGAGCTCGCCGCCGGCCAGCGGCAGGTGGCGCGCGGCCTCCTCGAGTTCGTTGAAGTCGCCGAAGCTCGACACGCCGTCGCCGACCAGGAAGGTGCAGCAGATCTTCTGGTTGGTGAGCGGGCGGAAGCGCTTGCGGCAGTCCTCGATGGCGCCGGAGATGTCGGTGTTGCGGCGCCCGGTCCAGTCGATCTCGGCCAGCGCCACGCGGTGGTAGACGATGCCCACGGGCGGCGCGTCGTCCACCAGCACGGCGGGGTTGGCGATCTCGCCCGCGCGCACCGCGAAGGTCCAGTAGTCGCCCGCGCGGTAGTTGCCGTTCGCGGGCGCGTCGAACGCCAGCCGGATGCCGTCGCGCAGCTCGACCGGGTCGATGGCGTTGGTGAACGCCGCGATGTCCTCGATGCCGTTCCACAGCCGGAAGAACACCGAGTCCGTGGTCGAGGGCAGGGCACCGAACACGGGCGGCACCGTCAGTTCGAGGTCGTGGTCGGTGGTGAGCGTGGCCATGGCGCCATAGGTCACCTGCCAGGCGCCGATGGCCTCGTCGTACTGCAGCGCCTCCAGGTAGAAGGCGTTCAGCCCCGAATGGATGACGGCCGCGCGCCCGGCGTCGACGGTCACGCGCGGCGGGTTCACGGTGGCGTCGAAGCGCCCGCGCCCGGCGAGACCGCCGTTCCATTGCGACCACTTGAAGCGCGACGCGCCGGCGGCGGTGTCGGCGATCTCGATGCGGTACAGGTTGTGCTCGAAGCCCGTGTACCCGCCGCCGCCGACCACCGGGCAGTCGCCCGCGATGGCGATCACCGGCGCGAGCGATGCGGTGAGCCGCCCCTTGGCGGAGAGGTCGTCGCGCAGCCTGCCGCGGATCGTCTCGCAGTCTTCGTCGGGCCCCAGCCGCAGCAGCCGGATGCGGTAGTTGACGTACGCGCGCTCGGTGGTGTCGGGGCCGCCGAGCGCAGGTTCGATGAGCCGCTCGGGGTACTGGAAGCCATGCAGCGATTCCTCCGACACCTCGAGGATCACCGCGTCGCGGATGCCGTCGTCGATGCTGTCGGCCGTGGGCAACGGGCTCGAGAGCGGCGGGCCGAAGTAGGCGGCCGTGCGCTCGACCAGCGCGGCGGGGTCCGCGGCCGCGCCGGCCAGCCGCGCCAGGATGCCGTCCGCCCAGGCGCGCCCCGGGTGCAGCTGCACGTGCACCTGCCCGTTCACCACCGCGGCCGACTGCACCTTGAAGCCGTCGGGCTCGGTGGCCGGCACCGCGCACACGCCCGCGCCGATGATGTCGCGCCCTGCCTGGCCCTGCCAGCCCAGCTCGAGCAGCTGGGCGTCGGTGAAATCGGTGTCCAGCGACACGCGGCCCTGCTGGTGCAGCACGCCGTTGACGTTGCGCAGCACGCCGTTAGCCGCGGGTGCCACGCCGCGTTCGTGCGCATGCGGGTCGAAGTCGAGGTTGGAGAAATCGCCTTGCATGAGAGCCCCCTCGTCGTGTCTACGTCACCGGCACGGCCAGCGGCCGCACGCCGACAGGCATGAACTCGCGCAACCGCACCTGAAGATTCGTCCACTTGTGCGCCTCGAGCAGGAAGCCGAAGGCGCCCATCGCGTCGTCGTCGGGCCCGCGCGTGCGGATGCGCACGTCGCTGCCGCGCGCCAGCTGCGCGTAGCCGGGGTCGCCGAAGCGCTCGGCGGTGAAGGCCAGCCGGGCGTCGCCCGCGCTCCCGCCGTGCAGGCAGAAATGGTTGGGCGGCAGCCGGTCGGCGTCGCCGCTGAACCAGCTCCACTTGATGCAGCCGTGCTGGTTGTCGAGCACCTCGAAGCGCTGCGCGAACAGCCCGCCCGCGCCGCCCACCCGGCTCACGCGTACCGGACCGAAGGCGGTGAGGCCCTGGAACTGCAGCGGCGCGCCCCAGCCGTTCGCCGGATCGGTGGCGGCGCCGATGGCGAAGCTGCCGCCGGCCGGGTCGCCCACGCCGAGGCCCGCGTCCACGATGCTGTCGGCGATGTCGAGCCGGTAGCGCTCGTCCACCGCGATCGCGCCTGCGATGGAGCGCTGCAGCACGATGTCGGGCGTCGGCACGAAGGCGTCGCGGTCGGCCGCCTGGGCGAAGCCGTAGCCGTCTTCCAGGCGCAGGGCGGGCGTCATCGGCGCGCGGCTGTCGTCGCGCAGCGCATGGCCGCCGGGATCGAGCGTGCAGCCGATGATCTCCAGCCGCGCCAGCGCGGCGCGCGCGATGAGCGCGCTGCCCGCCGCGAAGCCCGCGCCCGGCGCGATGTGCAGGCCTTCGAGCCGCACCGCGGGCGCGTCGAGCGTGGCATCCACCGCATCGACCGGGCGGAAACCCAGCGGCTGCGCCAGCACGATCACCGGCCGGTGGCCGTCGGCCGCGCGCACCGTGAGCGAATGCGCGAGCCGCACCGACACGCCGCCGTCGACCGCGGTGCCCGCGAGCGCCCCGATGTCCAGCAGATGCACGCCGCTGTCCTGGATCTCGATCACCACCGGCTGCGTGGCGGCGTCGAGGTTGTCCATCTGCGCCTGCAGCGAGGTGCCGCCCGGCAGCGCGCTGGCCTCGCGCAGCTCGACGCCGGTGCGGCTGAACGGTGCGCGCACGACCGGTTGCGCGCCGACCGGGCCGGGGCTGGCACAGGTGAAGCTCGTGTAGAGGAGCGGCACCGTGCCGCTGACCAGCGCATCGCGCTGCTGCGCGCTGCCCACGCCGATCAGCACGCGGCCGATGTCGGGGTCGATCACGATCTCGCCGTCGGCCACCGGTTCGCGCAGGCCGGTTTCCCAGGCGCAGAGGTTGTCGCCGCGGAACTGCCAGGCGGTGGCTGCGAAGGCCGCCTGCGCCGACTGCGGCAGGAAGATGTTCAGGCCCACGTTCGCCAGATCGAGCCCGGTGGGCGGTGCGGCCGTGTCGTCGAAGAAGTCGACGTGCACGTAGGCCTCGGGGTGGCCGGCCAGCGCGCCGGTGGTGATGCGCGCATCGAGCATCGGCCCCGGCACCGCGTCGGGCTGCGTGAGCGGGGCGACGACGCCGCCGGAGTCTCCCGGGTCGGGGTGGGCCGGCCGCGCGATGTTGAAGAGCCGCACTGGCCGGTCCAGCGGATGCAGGTCGAGCCGGATCGCGAAGCGCGCCAGCGGTGCCGGCTGCGCGCCGAGGTCGCTCACGCCCTTCACCAGCGGCAGTTGCGCAGGCCATTGCCAGGCCGCGAGCCGCCACAGGAAGATCGCCAGGTTCGGCAGGTTGACGTGGCGCACGTCGTCGACCGCGGGCTTCACGTCGGCCGTGTACGCGAAGCTGTCGAAGGGCGTGCCCCGCAGCGCGAGCGAAGCCGGGTCGCGGATGGGCGCGGTGCCGCCGCGCGGGACCATGAAGCGCGTGATGTTCTCGCCGCCCCACGGCGGCAGTCCGCCCGCATCGGGCCGCTGGTGGTTCAGGTGCTGGCGCCAGCCGAGGTTCTCGCGCAGCTCCACGCCACGGCAGGCCCAGCCCGTGAGGTCCGCCGCCAGCCGCTCGATGGCGCCGAGCGTGCCCTTGCGCCGGCGCAGGGCGATGGTGTCGGCCACGTCGGCGCGCAGCGTGCGCGGATCGCCCTTCAGGTGCGTGGTGCCCAGCAGGTCGCCGAGGTAGGTCACCACCCAGTCCTCGCAGGTGTCGATGAAGAGGTTGTCGTAGAGCCGGCCGATGTCGTCGTGCAGCGCGCCGAAGGCCTCCTCGATGGCACCGAGGTACGCGCGCAGCGGGTAGGCAGGCGACTGCTCCGCGTCGCGCGTGCGGTAGATCTCGGGCAGGCGGTCGAAGAGGGGGACCGTGGGGGTGCTCATGCGGGTGCTCCTGTCTTTCTTCCTCGCATTTCGGGGAAGGGCAGGGGTGGGGGCAAGCGGCGTATCCGTGGGGCGCTCTGCCTGCCCCCATCCCAGCCTTCCCCAGAGGGGGAAGGAGCGGGGTCCTTGTCTTTCTCCTCCCCTTCCGGGGAGGGCAGGGGTGGGGGCAAGCGGCGTATCCATAGGGCGCTCTGCCTGCCCCATCCCAGCCTTCCCCAGCGGGGGAAGGAGCAACGCAGGACCGCCGGGCGTTGGGTGTTCATGCACATTCCCCTGCCGACAGCTCGGCCGCAGGCGTCAGCGTGAGGTGCGCGGGCAGCAGCTGCAGCAGCTCGCGCGGCGTACACGGCAGCAGGGCGGCCAGCGGGCGCGGCGGGTTGGGCAGCACCAGCGTCGACACTTCCGTCACACCCGCCGCGAAGCGGCCCATCGCTGCCACGCGGCACCACAGCACGCCGGGCACGTTCTGCAGCCGGCCTTCGATGCGGCTCGCGTACTCGCGCTCGCCGAGGCGTCGCGCGCGCAGGCCGAACAGGCCGGTGCGCTCGTTGTCTGCATCGCCCGCCAGCCCCAGCGCGGCGCGCAGGGCCGCGTCGACGTCTTCCGCGCGCCAGCCCGGGTCGCGTGCATAGGTCACGTCGACGAACACGTACCTCGGCAATGCCTGCTGCACGATCACCGGAAAGCGGTCGGGCCCGCGGCAGCGCTGTGCATGTGCGAGCGTGGCGCGCACGTCCGCGAACTCGGTCTCGCGCCCGGCCTCGAGCAGCACCCGCAGGATCACCGCGGGCACGCCCTGGTACAGATCCCAGGCCGCCGTCGCGGTCGTCACGCCCGGCACCGACAGCGTCTCGGTCTCGAAGTCGCGCAGGCTCACCAGGCGCCCCAGGCTCTGCACCTTGCCGGGCGCGGCCTCGCGTGCCTTGTCGGCGTCCTCGGGGTCGGCGCCGCCGGAGACGATGCCGGCCAGCGACACCTTGTCGAAACCGTCGGGCCGCTCGCTCGACGAGGGCGTGGCGCCGGGCTTGACCGGTCCGCGCGCGCCGGTGCCGCTGCGGTAGCGCGCGACCACGTTCTTCACGCCCGAAGGCAGGCGCGCGCCCATCTCGCCGTCGCCGAACTGCACGAAGCTGCGGTTCTCGGCGTCCTCGCGCACGATGTAGATCTCCTCCTGCGGCCCGTGGCCGAAGAAGCTGTCGACGCGCGTCCACAGCCTGCCGCCGACCCAGACCTCGAGGAACGGCGTCTGCGGCGGCACGGCGCCGTTCGACAGCCGGTAGGTCAGCGGTGACTTCGGCAGGGGGAAGGTCTGCAGCGTCTGGCGCGCGTCGCCGTTGCCGAGCACCGCATCGGTTTCCTGCTTGCCTTGCGTGGCATCGGCGAGGTTGCCGAACACGGTGACCGGCGGCTTCGCTTCGTCGAAGTCGGCGCGGGTGAATGGCGCGGGCGCGCGGTCGAACGACAGCGGCCACATGCGCGCCGGGTCGGGGTCGGCCTGCGTGAAATCGCCGGGCACGTTCGTGCATGTGAGTTCGACGCTGCGGCCGTCCGCGTGCGACAGGTGCAGCCTGCGTCCTGCCAGCGCTCTGGCCTGCGCCGCGCTGCCGTAGAAGTTCAGTGCCTGCGTGCCGTTGGCGAAGGCGGTGGCGGCGAAGGTGGCGACCGGGCGCAATTGCAGCATCGGCCCCTTGGTCTCGTGCAGCCGCAGCGTGCGCAGGTCGGCCAGCGCGGGGAATGCAGGAAAGGCCGAGGTCCAGTCGGGTGCGATGGCGCGGTCCAGCCGCACGAAGCTCGCGGGCATGTTCAGGTTGCCCCAGCGCGCGGGCTGCGAGCGCACCGTGGCGATGGTGCGCGTGACCGCTACCGGGAAGCCGACGACGCCCGTGACCAGCGCCGTGCCGCCGGCCGCCAGGTCGTGCACTTCCTGCTCGAGCGGAAAGGTCTGCGCATCGAGCGTCATGTAGGGGCTCGCGTAGGTCAGGGTCGCCTTGGTGCCGCGCGCGAAGGGCGTGG encodes:
- a CDS encoding M35 family metallo-endopeptidase, with product MPVFQSANRSASEPRHARRASGAAMRSSLPSASPAPSSCACGGTCPRCAGRQEGGERHDGVVHGPAGSSNTFTDCPANWKPVANAARTLGASWLANVVAGLGALPSPIPAKVATLLSRHFHTTYSKDIATILERYRKLNTAINQAIDFQCETSCDKDVLAYVYSVWSDLHVCPYWFNSAADLQASTVVHELAHDVIGADDNAYEWETAKYAGMSVSDAMDNADSYAHFAWDASKP